Proteins encoded together in one Salmo trutta chromosome 3, fSalTru1.1, whole genome shotgun sequence window:
- the LOC115167943 gene encoding ankyrin repeat and SOCS box protein 12 gives MVLDSIIYIYSNSMVLDSINKPTNPLKMSLMDVSKIFSLLQPKEEDEEDNEHGQALNQAVSSDDVVVLVELLSQESYRRCINSRSGWGIPVTPLRTAAAHGHLRCLELLLEHGAEVDSLDVKAQTPLFTAVSGKHLDCVVVLLKAGADPNGSPYNNCSPVLTAAREGDVEVLRELLQFGAEVDVWPKVPEWASNATACRGPLYISAVYGHLDCFKLLLLHGANPNYNCKSEKMLARIKQPKTVLEMCLRYGCGVEYIQLLIDFGADVYLPTLIIDKTTKQNEAVVLLLKERVCPNTLMSLTRLAIRRYLPMVNKMTSVDRLDIPQILRNYLKHLT, from the exons ATGGTCCTAGACAGTATCATATACATCTATAGTAACAGTATGGTCCTAGACAGTATCAACAAACCCACCAACCCTCTCAAGATGAGTCTAATGGATGTCTCCAAGATCTTCTCTCTGCTTCAGCCcaaggaagaggatgaggaggacaaTGAGCATGGCCAG GCTCTGAACCAGGCCGTGAGCAGTGATGACGTGGTGGTGTTAGTTGAGCTGTTGTCCCAGGAGAGCTACAGAAGGTGTATCAACAGCAGAAGCGGCTGGGGCATCCCTGTGACCCCCCTACGGACCGCCGCAGCACACGGACATCTGAGGTGTCTGGAACTCCTGCTGGAGCATGGAGCGGAG GTGGACAGTCTAGATGTGAAGGCCCAGACCCCTCTGTTTACAGCGGTCAGTGGTAAACACCTGGACTGTGTTGTGGTCTTACTAAAGGCTGGAGCCGACCCCAACGGCAGCCCGTACAACAACTGTTCCCCGGTGCTGACCGCCGCCCGCGAGGGAGACGTGGAGGTCCTCAGGGAGCTGCTTCAGTTCGGAGCCGAGGTCGACGTCTGGCCCAAAGTCCCTGAGTGGGCCTCCAACGCCACAGCCTGCAGGGGACCCCTGTACATATCCGCTGTATATGGACACCTGGACTGTTTTAAGCTGCTACTGCTCCACGGGGCCAACCCTAACTATAACTGTAAGTCAGAGAAGATGCTGGCCAGGATCAAGCAGCCCAAGACGGTGCTGGAGATGTGTCTGAGATATGGCTGTGGAGTGGAATACATACAGCTGCTCATAGACTTTGGGGCAGACGTGTATCTGCCCACGCTGATTATCGACAAGACCACCAAGCAGAACGAAGCAGTGGTGCTGCTGCTCAAGGAGAGAG TTTGTCCCAATACTCTGATGTCACTGACACGGCTTGCGATTCGGAGATACCTCCCCATGGTTAATAAAATGACGTCCGTAGACCGCTTGGACATTCCCCAGATACTGAGGAACTACCTGAAACATCTCACCTGA
- the cuedc2 gene encoding CUE domain-containing protein 2 gives MDLHKIIHDTLQEFIQTCIPEADLSSLDDVLLPYITGVLEDLGSQESVEENFDVEVFVEMLEAYIPGFAEIDSVNVCDMMFSLASKLATARSSENSVPKARMEVPLTVGATSTGSPVREMHCLTTQTEGATAKVPFSEWEAQEPLLLEMFPKCRLSEARSALSIAKGDMEEAVRLIIEGDIQLSHTPLNVNHGKMASPQAEQKMKESILEKYMLVDREEDKKTHRPVAPKDAPKKLVRYHSNQVVTTKGERYQLVKKEETEEVKKTYVSIKPARKYRFH, from the coding sequence ATGGACCTTCACAAGATAATCCACGATACCCTGCAGGAGTTCATCCAGACATGCATTCCCGAAGCAGACCTGAGTTCCCTGGATGATGTGTTGCTTCCCTACATCACTGGAGTCCTGGAGGATCTGGGATCTCAGGAGAGCGTGGAGGAGAACTTTGACGTGGAGGTCTTTGTAGAAATGCTGGAGGCCTACATTCCTGGCTTTGCTGAAATTGACAGTGTTAACGTTTGTGATATGATGTTCAGCCTGGCTTCTAAACTAGCCACAGCCCGGAGTTCAGAAAATAGTGTGCCAAAGGCTAGAATGGAGGTCCCACTGACAGTAGGCGCTACCTCCACTGGGTCTCCTGTGAGAGAGATGCACTGCCTTACTACACAGACTGAGGGGGCCACCGCCAAGGTGCCATTCTCTGAGTGGGAGGCCCAAGAGCCGCTCCTTCTGGAGATGTTCCCCAAGTGCAGACTATCAGAGGCCAGGAGTGCCTTGTCCATTGCTAAAGGTGACATGGAGGAGGCTGTCCGCCTCATCATCGAAGGAGACATCCAGCTCAGCCACACACCTCTAAACGTAAACCATGGGAAGATGGCTTCCCCTCAGGCAGAGCAGAAGATGAAAGAGAGCATCCTGGAGAAGTACATGCTAGTGGACAGGGAGGAAGATAAGAAAACACACAGGCCTGTTGCACCTAAAGATGCCCCTAAAAAACTGGTGCGTTACCACAGCAACCAGGTGGTGACCACAAAAGGGGAGCGGTACCAACTGGTGAAGAAAGAGGAGACGGAGGAGGTGAAGAAGACCTACGTCAGCATCAAACCCGCACGCAAATACAGGTTCCATTGA
- the LOC115167971 gene encoding uncharacterized protein LOC115167971 yields the protein MEDNEALEIYCRRMITQVNNKLKPETGGETGWRESQEKRTAPRGRGRQGLQSETWRRMIIQIHRKQNTETTAVSERRERQKEKIVMRQRESEDLAGEPVPLQLISALKMKTFTEEMRRAMDTELHDPSVCGVCVQQQAALSLNTFIRRKTTQLDTNTLEDKLHTHLYNRDAVCLLGELLRGLPKPSDAPSRIWEQLQARGRQQLGVTLETEQESGCTQTRERQSGVTLTTIQ from the exons ATGGAGGATAACGAGGCACTAGAGATCTACTGCAGGAGAATGATAACACAGGTCAACAACAAACTAAAGCCAGAAACTGGAGGAGAGACGGGGTGGAGAGAGAGCCAGGAGAAGAGAACAGCCCCCCgagggagggggaggcaggggttGCAGAGTGAGACGTGGAGGAGAATGATcatacaaatacacagaaaacaGAACACAGAAACTACAGcagtgagtgagaggagagagaggcagaaggaaAAGATTgtgatgagacagagggagagcgaggacCTTGCAGGAGAGCCTGTCCCTTTACAGTTAATTTCTGCCCTGAAGATGAAGACTTTCACAGAGGAGATGAGACGG GCCATGGACACGGAGCTGCATGACCCAtcagtgtgtggagtgtgtgtgcagCAGCAGGCAGCTTTGTCCCTGAACACCTTCATCAGGAGGAAGACTACTCAACTagacactaacacactggaggataaactacacacacacctctacaacagg GACGCTGTGTGTCTGTTGGGAGAGTTGCTAAGGGGCCTCCCCAAGCCCTCTGACGCCCCCAGCAGGATCTGGGAACAACTGCAGGCCAGAGGAAGACAGCAACTTGGGGTTACCTTGGAGACAGAACAGGAATCTGGATGTACCCAGACAAGAGAACGTCAATCTGGGGTTACCCTGACGACAATACAATAA